The Thalassotalea agarivorans region TAAACGAGAAACACTATGCTAAGAGTTGTAACTCACCTAACCTTGTTTTTAAGCTGTTTGACATTGCTTACAGCTTGCAGTCAGCAAGATACACAAAATGAAGCTAAGCAAGTAGATAAAGCCATTCATGTTATGCCACTCCCAGTTAGCGTTATGAAACAAGAGGGAACATTGGCGCTTGCTAACATCTCTACTATATACGTTGCAGATGAGCAGCTGACCGACATTGCAACGCAGGTTAGCGATATAGTGACGCCACTAACTAATCAGCCACTAAACATTAAAAAAAGTAGCGCTAGTTCATTAAGTGATTTGGCAGGTGCGTTGGTATTGTCGATAGATAGCGATTTAAGTGGAGGGGTGGAAGCATATAAGCTGTCGGCTAATTCACAAGGCGTAGTGATCGTTGGTGGCAGCGCCAAAGGCGTTTATTGGGGCGTCCAAACGTTTAAGCAATTATTTTTAGAACATACTTCCTTTCACAGCGATGCGCCGTTAAAGCAGGGCAGTAATGTAATGCTACCTGCAGTTTCCATTAGTGATCACCCAAGGTTTGCCCATCGTGGTTTTATGTTAGATGTCTCTCGGCAGTTTTTTACAGTGGAAGAAGTGAAGCAGGTAATTGACTATCTGGCTATGTATAAATTTAACGTACTTCATTTGCATTTAACTGATGATCAAGGGTGGCGTATCGATATTCCAAGTTGGCCAAAGCTTACAGAAATTGGTAGCAATGCTGCGGTAGGACAGACAAGCTGCAAGAACTGCTTTTATACATTAGAAGACTATGAGGAACTTGTGCATTACGCCGATTCGCGTTTTGTTACCATTATTCCTGAGATTGACGTACCGGGCCATGTTCGAGCCGCGCAAGCATCTTATCCCGATGAGCTTTATTGCGATGGTGATGCGCCAGAGTGGCCTTATACTGGGATAAAGGTAAAAATTAGCTCGTTGTGCTTTAAAAATGAAGCGACTTATCAGTTTTTTGATGATGTGGTAAAGGCTGTAGCTGCTCGTACAACGGGTGATTTTATCCATATCGGCGGTGATGAAACGCCCGACTGGGTTGCCCATGAAGACTATACCACCTTTATGCTTCGAGCCGAGCAGATTGTAAATTCACATGGCAAGACCATGATAGGTTGGACCGATGACCTAGGTAGTGTTCACGGATTAAGTGCGAATACGCTGGGGCAGCATTGGACTACGGAAACGTCCTGCTGTGAAACCACGCTTAACATGGCAAGTCGTGGTAGTCGAATCATTATGTCACACGCAAATAAAGCCTATTTAGATATTAAATATGATGAAAACGAAACATTAGGACAAGATTGGGCAGGACTAAACAGTATTCAAAATTCTTATCAATGGGACCCACAGGCGATCATACCTGGCCTTAACCCTGATGCCGTGTATGGGGTTGAAGCTGCGCTTTGGACAGAGACCATTGATTCAATGTCAGATGCTCAATATATGATGTTCCCGCGTTTGATAGGCTTAGCCGAGGTGGCATGGACGCAACAATCACAAAGGGATTGGCAAAGTTATGTGGAGCGTTTAGATGCCCAGCTTAACTTTCTATCGCGTCAGGGTATAAACTTTAAAGCGCCTTAGGGAATACATAATTAAATGAGCAACGTACGCACACGGCAATAACATTGATCGTAAATATTGCTGAGTGCGTATAAGAACTAACTGAAATTTATGCGTTTATACTTATTTACAAACGCATCTAAACGCTTACAAAGGAATTAATAGATGGCGTCCTCCTGGGTCAAACACCTGCTTAGCATATGCATTTTGATGCTCATGACATCATTCTCAACCCATGCAGAAGAAACCTCTGGTGGTATCGTTATTGAAGTGACAGATGCCAAAACAAATCGCCCCCTAAAAAATGCCTCAGTTAGTTTATCGTTGGAACAAAACGATGAGATAAAACGCGCAACTAATGAGTTAGGCAACGCGACATTTACCGATATTTTGACAGGCTTGTATCAACTTAGCGTGAACAGCGATGGCTATGTTAGCGCCATTGAAAGCAACATTCGTGTTAGCCCAAATAAAGTGACCACCTATCAAGTGAGATTGATACCCACTGATGACATCGAAGTGGTTTCCGTATTTGGTAATAATCGTAGCTACCAAACTGAAGGTGCGGTATCAAATTCTTACATGAATAGAGAGCAGCTTCGCAGTGCTGTCGGTGGTGGTAGTGATATTTTACGAGCCCTAGATGGCATGCCGGGCTTAACGTCGACAGGTGAATTTGCCAGTTTTACTGTGCGCGGCCGAGGCCCAAGAGACAATCTCATTTATGTCGACAATATGCCATTTGACAAAGTGGTGCACTTTGACGCTTCAATAGGGGAATTAGAGGATGTTGGCGGCGGCGGTCGATTTTCAATTTTTGCACCAAATTTGATTGCCGGCGCAGAGTTTTCGCCAGGTGGTTGGAATGCCGCTTATGGTGGTAAATCAGGCTCGCTTCTGCAGCTTAATGTCGCTGAAGGTAAAAGTTCACCGACAGCAAGTTTACGCGTTGATATTGCCGGCGTAGAAGTAGGTTATGAGGGGCCGAGTGGCATACACAAGGATACCACCGTTTTGTTCAATGCTCGTCAATTAGATTTTGGCCGACTGTTCGACATTATTGGTGAAAATGACATAGGTACGCCGGTATTAACCGACGTTATTTTAAAGACGGTGACTCAAATTGATGACAACAATAAGCTGTCGTTTTTAGCGCTTTATACGCCTGAAGATTATGATCGCGATATTGAAAATGTATTGGAATCAGAAGAGTTTCAGGATGTAGCTATTACCAGTGCTACACAAGATAGCGCGCTGTACGGTTTAACATGGGCAAGTTTTATTGGCGAAAAAAGCGAGGTATCAACAAACGTATACTACAGAACGAGCGATAAACTCAGTGTTGAAGGGGAAGCTTATCCTGATTTAGTACCGCCTGAAACGCCAATAGAAGATATTCCTGTTCGTGAAGGCCTGTTAACGCTTAGCGAAGTAGAAGAAGAATTCGGTTTACGCTTAGATTTTCAGTATTTTAACGATTGGGGCACGTTCACTTCGGGTGTCGAACTAAGCCGCATAGATTTATCATTTGGCCAAACACTGACCGAAGATTGGTTGCAATTCATTTATAGCGTTGACGACTTTAGACCGGATCCCACACAGCGTTATATTGTGTTAACACCTGATGAAATGAATGCTGCCTATGATGTCGATACAACAAGAGCAGCATTGTTTGCAGACCAGTTGTTTGAGTTAGATGCTTGGTCATTTAACATAGGCGTTCGTTATGAATACGATGAGCTCTCTGACCAGCACATGTATTCGCCACGCGTAGGTGCAAATTGGCTGTTTTCTGATGATTTACGTTTTAGCGCTAATGCGGGTGTTTATTATCAAGCACCGCGATTCCTTGATCAAACCTTTGCCTTAGCTGGTGAGCCACTGCAATATGAAAAAATCACTCATGTGAGCCTTGGAGGTAACTACGATTTTGCCGACAACTGGAATGTTTTGGGCGAATTTTACTACCAAGATCTTAGCGACTTAGTGGTGGGTGATACGCGTAATGAAAATGCGTTAACCAATGCCGGTACAGGGGAAGGCTATGGCTTTGATGCCGTACTAACAAGATATTTACTCGCGGGTTGGACGTTAAATGCGACTTACTCATATAACAACGGAACTAGGGACGATAACGACGGCGTTGGTGAATACGATGCTGACTTTAATCGTCCACATGTCATCACACTGGGTGCTCAGTGGGATATAAACGAACACTGGAAAGTAGGTGCGAGATGGAAGTATTTAACGGGTAATCCAACAGATTCTTATACTATCTATAGTGACGTCTTAGCGCCAAATGAACCGCTGAGGTTTTCTCAAGAATATTTTGGTCGTAACGATTTAAGAAACGATAATTTTCACCAGTTAAATGTTCGTGTTGATTACCAGAACAACATAGGGCCAGTATTGGTTATCGCATTTGTCGATATCGTAAACTTGCTCGGTACTTCTTCAAACGGTATTGCTGATTTTAACCCGAGAACGGGCAGCATTGAAGTAGAAGAGGGCGAAGCTGTACCTATCATAGGTTTGAAATTTGAAACCTCTTGGTAAGCGATATTAGTCGATAAGATTGATGCTACTCATATTTTCAGGTGGGATATAGTCGAAGATAAGGGTCACGCGTGCAGAGTTTCCCTTGTTCATTACACTATGTTTTTTTAAATTGTTTACTTCAAAAACATTGCCCACATTTAAGTGGTGAGGTTTACCATCTATCGTAAATCTCACTTTATCATTGGTTGTTATCGGCACGTGAATGCGGTGTCCGATAGCAAAAGAAGGATGTGCGTCGACATGTGGTTTTATAATCCCGCCTTGATCAAGCCTTGCAAGTACGCAACGTAATATCGTGCCGCCGGCAGGGTAGTGTTTGCTAAGTACTTCATCCATTATAGGCTTAGCTAAATGCGCGTATTTATCCCAGGCATGTTCTTTATTAATTCTAACATTTGGCCAAGCGTCGAGATCACAAAAAAGCAGTAACAGTGATTGCGTTTGATAATGTACTTCAAACTGTTGTTGCCTTAACAGATTTTCTTGCCACTCCTGTTCAGAGCATTGTTCAATCACTTCTTTCAGTTGAGATATGTCTATCTCTCCTAAGTTTTTTAGTGTCCCTGAAAAGTTCATGTTTTGTACCGTTCATTTATTGTTTTTTCTCATCCTATGGCGATTATGTTAAAAAATCTAGTGACTAGAATTAAATTAGATTTTCTCAACAGTCAGTGAGAAATTGTCACTTTATCTTTTGTTAACACTTCGTAACTATGGTATGAGAGATGTAGAGTGCCCATCGTTCGAACATCGGGCACAAGCATCCAAATAAAATAAAAATAACTATTGGAGAGCGATATGAAGAGCAAACGAAATTGGCGTTTGAGTCCAATTGCGACGGCAATTGGATTAGCGACAATGGCGTCTATGACTCCCGTCCATGCATTCGCACAAGAACAACAAGCAGCAGAAGTAGAGGCACAAGAAGCAGAAAATGCTGCAGAGCAGCAGCCAGAAGAAGAAGGCTCTTCTGGCGTTGAGCGAATCACTGTAACAGCAAACAAACGTGAACAAGATATGCAAGATGTCGCTCAAAGTGTTATGGCACTTGACGGCGATCAACTTGAAAGAATGGGTGTAAATAGCTTTGAAGATTATGCCAAGGCAATTCCTAGCTTGTCATTTGTCAGCACAACACCTGGTCGAAATGAAGTGGTGTTTAGGGGGATTAGTACGGGTAGTCAAGAATGGCGAACCGATTCTTCTACAGCCGTGTATTTAGACGACATTCCAATGACGTCGGCGGCGCAACAAGTTGACCCTCGCATGGTGGATATTCAGCGCGTAGAAGCGCTGCCAGGGCCGCAAGGCACGATTATGGGCTCAAGCTCACAGTCAGGTGCATTGCGCATTATCACCAATAAGCCGGAAGTAGACGGTGGTATTTTTGGTGCTATTGAGGCTGAGTACTCACAGGTTCAAGAAGGCGACTCTAGTCACCGTCTTGAAGGCCATATAAACATTCCTATTATTGAAGATGTATTTGCGATTCGTGTTGCCGGATTTACGGTAGAAGAAGGCGGCTACATTGACAATGTCGTTGGTGAAGATTTGTTTTTGGGCCGAACTAACGAAGATGTAGCACGTGATGATTTTAACACCTGGGGTATTGATGGTGGTCGTATTATTGCTCTTTGGCAGGTGAACGACGATTGGGATGTGCAAGCAACCTATTTGAACCAAAGTTCAAAAACTACGGGTGATTGGAAATCAGATGCAGCGTTAGATGAATTGCAAATTGTCCGCTTTCATGAAGACGTGCGTGAAGATGATTGGTGGGCAACTGCATTAACCATTACAGGTGATTTAGGCTTTGGTGTGGTGACTTATACAACGTCGCACTTAGAGCGTGAAATCTTTTACGAATTTGATGCTATGGTAAGTGACCAACTGCGTACAGCATATACATCCGTGTATAACGGCGCAGCGTATGATCTTGCCTATAACTTTGGTACAACCATCAACGATCAAATAGGTCGCCGAACAACGCATGAGCTTCGATTAGCTTCAAAAGGTGAAAATGATTTACAGTGGCTTGTGGGTGCGTTTTACGAAACAACGTTCGATGCATGGGATTGGTATTGGCAAGTGCCTAACTTAACATCAACGCCGGCCTGGACAGCGTTGAACTACTGGGCATACACCGTTCAAAATTACTACAACGTACCCAACGTATATCCAATTCCAGATACAGATAACTATTTTGGTGAAGACTTTGAACGTCAAACTGACCAAACGGCTGTGTTTGGTGAAATTGATTACAGTCTAACGGAAAAACTGTCTGTTGGTGTCGGTGTCCGTTGGTTTAAGTACGAACGAGAGCGCACAGAAATTAGTTACTGGCCAGAAGGCGTGCCGTGGGGCAACTTTGATACAGGTGGCGTCGATTATTACAAAGGCAGTGATAGCGACGTAGTTAAGAAGTTTAGCTTGAAATACAATGTCGACGACGACCGTATGGTTTATTTCACATACAGTGAGGGCTTTAGGCTAGGTGGAGATAATAATACGAGACCAGCTTCTGTTCTTCCTGACAGATACGAACCGGACAAATTGTTTAACTATGAAACGGGTCTTAAGAGTACCTGGTTAGACAACAAAATTCGTTTCAATATGGCGGTTTACTATATGTCTTGGGAAGACATGCAGCGAGAAGTGTGGGATCCAAACCTGCCGAACTCTCGAGGTCATGCCAATACTGGCGATGTAGAAACCTTGGGTACTGAGATTTCTTTTACCGCGCAGGTAACAGACAACTTCAAAATCGATTTAACGA contains the following coding sequences:
- a CDS encoding beta-N-acetylhexosaminidase, coding for MLRVVTHLTLFLSCLTLLTACSQQDTQNEAKQVDKAIHVMPLPVSVMKQEGTLALANISTIYVADEQLTDIATQVSDIVTPLTNQPLNIKKSSASSLSDLAGALVLSIDSDLSGGVEAYKLSANSQGVVIVGGSAKGVYWGVQTFKQLFLEHTSFHSDAPLKQGSNVMLPAVSISDHPRFAHRGFMLDVSRQFFTVEEVKQVIDYLAMYKFNVLHLHLTDDQGWRIDIPSWPKLTEIGSNAAVGQTSCKNCFYTLEDYEELVHYADSRFVTIIPEIDVPGHVRAAQASYPDELYCDGDAPEWPYTGIKVKISSLCFKNEATYQFFDDVVKAVAARTTGDFIHIGGDETPDWVAHEDYTTFMLRAEQIVNSHGKTMIGWTDDLGSVHGLSANTLGQHWTTETSCCETTLNMASRGSRIIMSHANKAYLDIKYDENETLGQDWAGLNSIQNSYQWDPQAIIPGLNPDAVYGVEAALWTETIDSMSDAQYMMFPRLIGLAEVAWTQQSQRDWQSYVERLDAQLNFLSRQGINFKAP
- a CDS encoding TonB-dependent receptor, yielding MTSFSTHAEETSGGIVIEVTDAKTNRPLKNASVSLSLEQNDEIKRATNELGNATFTDILTGLYQLSVNSDGYVSAIESNIRVSPNKVTTYQVRLIPTDDIEVVSVFGNNRSYQTEGAVSNSYMNREQLRSAVGGGSDILRALDGMPGLTSTGEFASFTVRGRGPRDNLIYVDNMPFDKVVHFDASIGELEDVGGGGRFSIFAPNLIAGAEFSPGGWNAAYGGKSGSLLQLNVAEGKSSPTASLRVDIAGVEVGYEGPSGIHKDTTVLFNARQLDFGRLFDIIGENDIGTPVLTDVILKTVTQIDDNNKLSFLALYTPEDYDRDIENVLESEEFQDVAITSATQDSALYGLTWASFIGEKSEVSTNVYYRTSDKLSVEGEAYPDLVPPETPIEDIPVREGLLTLSEVEEEFGLRLDFQYFNDWGTFTSGVELSRIDLSFGQTLTEDWLQFIYSVDDFRPDPTQRYIVLTPDEMNAAYDVDTTRAALFADQLFELDAWSFNIGVRYEYDELSDQHMYSPRVGANWLFSDDLRFSANAGVYYQAPRFLDQTFALAGEPLQYEKITHVSLGGNYDFADNWNVLGEFYYQDLSDLVVGDTRNENALTNAGTGEGYGFDAVLTRYLLAGWTLNATYSYNNGTRDDNDGVGEYDADFNRPHVITLGAQWDINEHWKVGARWKYLTGNPTDSYTIYSDVLAPNEPLRFSQEYFGRNDLRNDNFHQLNVRVDYQNNIGPVLVIAFVDIVNLLGTSSNGIADFNPRTGSIEVEEGEAVPIIGLKFETSW
- a CDS encoding aspartyl/asparaginyl beta-hydroxylase domain-containing protein, with amino-acid sequence MNFSGTLKNLGEIDISQLKEVIEQCSEQEWQENLLRQQQFEVHYQTQSLLLLFCDLDAWPNVRINKEHAWDKYAHLAKPIMDEVLSKHYPAGGTILRCVLARLDQGGIIKPHVDAHPSFAIGHRIHVPITTNDKVRFTIDGKPHHLNVGNVFEVNNLKKHSVMNKGNSARVTLIFDYIPPENMSSINLID
- a CDS encoding TonB-dependent receptor, translating into MKSKRNWRLSPIATAIGLATMASMTPVHAFAQEQQAAEVEAQEAENAAEQQPEEEGSSGVERITVTANKREQDMQDVAQSVMALDGDQLERMGVNSFEDYAKAIPSLSFVSTTPGRNEVVFRGISTGSQEWRTDSSTAVYLDDIPMTSAAQQVDPRMVDIQRVEALPGPQGTIMGSSSQSGALRIITNKPEVDGGIFGAIEAEYSQVQEGDSSHRLEGHINIPIIEDVFAIRVAGFTVEEGGYIDNVVGEDLFLGRTNEDVARDDFNTWGIDGGRIIALWQVNDDWDVQATYLNQSSKTTGDWKSDAALDELQIVRFHEDVREDDWWATALTITGDLGFGVVTYTTSHLEREIFYEFDAMVSDQLRTAYTSVYNGAAYDLAYNFGTTINDQIGRRTTHELRLASKGENDLQWLVGAFYETTFDAWDWYWQVPNLTSTPAWTALNYWAYTVQNYYNVPNVYPIPDTDNYFGEDFERQTDQTAVFGEIDYSLTEKLSVGVGVRWFKYERERTEISYWPEGVPWGNFDTGGVDYYKGSDSDVVKKFSLKYNVDDDRMVYFTYSEGFRLGGDNNTRPASVLPDRYEPDKLFNYETGLKSTWLDNKIRFNMAVYYMSWEDMQREVWDPNLPNSRGHANTGDVETLGTEISFTAQVTDNFKIDLTMFKNNTEAKEDVWFSEVVPDAGIDPQGPDDWRIATKGQELAIAPSEKAWIGLEYTFPGEFLGANWWTRYDHNYYGEQYQDWGSAQLAAEGQDPLVLEAYQNASFQIGAWIDNSWEVTFSVWNVWDERGASWIDSGNAFTLQYLNDIGTLNDNRYQYMPNYIRPREIGVTFKYHF